The Deinococcus humi genome has a segment encoding these proteins:
- a CDS encoding C39 family peptidase: MRALLPLLTCGLLGMASALPAQVSIGDVKHEYQRLNNCGPVTVGMALSRWGGTLNQYDIAPKLKANRGDVNVSPEELAAFARGQGMAVHLARGGTPLMLRRLLAAGFPVIVETWFVTHDSGGMGHYRLLTGYDDAKGKFSALDSYMGRLGFTYAELDELWRSFGRTFLVVAPQNRQARLDEALGYHADARMSKRAALRVALAEAQTKNDAVAWLNVGQAKLDLGDSRGAVRAFDAALAARPDPKLDPTRPARTVGGLPWRTLWYSFGLLEAYTRNGRYDDVLRLTNSVLRDAPAHEEMYYWRGRALAGQGQTAKAQSAYREALRLRPGFAAAQAELAAL; encoded by the coding sequence ATGCGCGCCCTGCTTCCCCTACTCACCTGCGGCCTCCTCGGCATGGCCTCGGCCCTACCCGCACAGGTCAGCATTGGTGACGTCAAGCATGAATACCAGCGGCTGAACAACTGCGGCCCGGTGACGGTGGGCATGGCCCTGAGCCGCTGGGGCGGGACGCTCAACCAGTACGACATCGCGCCAAAACTGAAGGCCAACAGGGGAGATGTAAATGTTTCCCCCGAGGAACTCGCTGCCTTCGCGCGTGGCCAGGGGATGGCCGTTCACCTGGCACGCGGCGGCACTCCGCTGATGTTGCGCCGACTGCTGGCTGCCGGATTCCCGGTGATCGTGGAAACGTGGTTCGTCACGCACGATAGCGGAGGCATGGGCCACTACCGACTGCTGACCGGCTATGACGACGCGAAGGGCAAATTCTCGGCGCTGGACTCGTACATGGGCCGTCTGGGCTTCACGTACGCCGAACTCGACGAGTTGTGGCGTTCCTTTGGACGCACCTTTCTGGTGGTTGCCCCCCAGAACAGGCAGGCCCGGCTGGACGAGGCGCTGGGGTATCACGCCGACGCCCGTATGTCGAAACGTGCGGCCCTGCGCGTGGCGCTGGCCGAGGCCCAGACAAAAAACGACGCTGTGGCGTGGTTGAACGTGGGGCAGGCCAAGCTGGACCTGGGCGATTCGCGCGGCGCGGTGCGGGCCTTCGACGCGGCCCTCGCCGCCCGGCCAGACCCCAAACTCGATCCTACGCGCCCGGCGCGCACTGTAGGTGGGTTGCCGTGGCGCACGCTGTGGTACTCCTTCGGTCTGCTGGAGGCGTACACGCGCAATGGGCGCTACGACGACGTGCTGCGTCTGACGAACTCCGTCTTACGCGACGCGCCCGCCCACGAGGAAATGTATTACTGGCGTGGGCGGGCGCTGGCCGGCCAGGGTCAGACGGCAAAGGCCCAGTCGGCCTACCGTGAGGCGCTGCGCTTGCGTCCGGGTTTTGCCGCGGCGCAGGCGGAACTGGCAGCGCTGTAA
- a CDS encoding alpha/beta hydrolase yields MTAQTRSTAARSRPHTARKASLLVTGLTLILSSCGSPVVTPTPQTREQDKRTFTAVTPTFEAHLGAALSQGLYDGLQGKAAYAIEVPVNWNGQLIMYTHGYAGTGDKLNVLAPPLRDYWLSLGYAWAASSYSSNYYDVQSGVEDTNALALKFTELTGKTKPTKYLIMGVSMGGHVAGAAVEKETLNTAKNKVTYAAAMPVCGVMDEEYEFQWLGDYTLAAAQLAGYGAQSYPQTDFQKLLPDIKAALFTDTSGPLWQVNSAQGAKLRDLAKQLTGGERPVFNLGFSVGALQSAVLSTGGSDGTLNGILTKNYYGNTGVTYRWTSGDTLTVAEQAFNDAILRVTADADANPARQGALRWLPRVNGEINVPVLTMHTTGDFYVPFKHEQLYSKAVAANANSGRLVQRAIRAAGHCEFVGAELVEGFNDLVKWEAGGAKPAGDDVTTPTVIADPNYGCKFTRETRAGVAPCPVSTTSN; encoded by the coding sequence GAGCAGGACAAGCGCACCTTTACGGCGGTAACACCCACGTTTGAAGCCCACCTTGGCGCGGCCCTGTCTCAGGGCCTCTACGACGGGCTTCAGGGCAAGGCTGCCTACGCCATCGAGGTTCCGGTCAACTGGAACGGGCAACTGATCATGTACACCCACGGGTACGCGGGCACGGGCGACAAGCTGAACGTGCTGGCCCCGCCGCTGCGGGATTACTGGCTGTCACTGGGCTATGCCTGGGCCGCCAGCAGCTATTCCAGCAACTATTACGATGTCCAGTCCGGTGTGGAGGACACCAATGCGCTGGCCCTGAAATTCACTGAATTGACCGGCAAGACTAAACCCACCAAGTACCTGATCATGGGCGTGAGCATGGGCGGTCATGTGGCGGGAGCGGCCGTCGAGAAAGAAACCCTGAACACGGCCAAGAACAAGGTGACGTACGCGGCGGCCATGCCGGTCTGCGGCGTGATGGATGAGGAATACGAGTTCCAGTGGCTGGGCGATTACACGCTGGCCGCCGCGCAGCTGGCTGGCTATGGCGCGCAGAGCTATCCACAGACCGATTTCCAGAAGCTGCTGCCCGATATCAAGGCGGCGCTCTTCACCGACACTTCTGGCCCGCTGTGGCAGGTCAACAGCGCTCAGGGTGCCAAGCTGCGAGATCTTGCCAAGCAACTCACCGGCGGCGAGCGGCCCGTATTCAACCTTGGCTTTAGCGTCGGGGCTCTTCAAAGCGCGGTGCTGTCTACTGGCGGCTCGGACGGCACACTGAACGGCATCCTGACGAAGAACTATTACGGCAACACGGGCGTCACCTACCGCTGGACTAGCGGCGATACCCTTACCGTGGCCGAGCAAGCCTTCAACGACGCCATCCTGCGCGTGACGGCTGACGCAGACGCCAACCCAGCGCGCCAGGGTGCGCTGCGCTGGTTGCCGCGTGTGAACGGCGAGATCAACGTGCCGGTGCTGACCATGCATACCACTGGCGACTTTTACGTGCCGTTCAAGCATGAACAGCTTTACAGCAAGGCGGTGGCGGCCAATGCGAACTCCGGTCGGCTGGTCCAGAGGGCCATCCGCGCAGCAGGGCACTGTGAATTTGTGGGAGCCGAACTGGTGGAGGGCTTCAATGATCTGGTGAAGTGGGAAGCAGGAGGTGCGAAACCCGCCGGAGACGACGTGACCACGCCCACCGTGATCGCCGATCCCAACTATGGCTGCAAGTTCACCCGCGAAACCCGCGCCGGGGTAGCGCCCTGCCCGGTGTCGACGACGAGTAACTAA